Genomic DNA from Prunus persica cultivar Lovell chromosome G1, Prunus_persica_NCBIv2, whole genome shotgun sequence:
ATGGAGATAGCGAAGCCTGTTGTTGTTGGTGATGATGGTGGCGAGGCCAAGAACGCTGCTACTGCTGATATCGCTGCTACTGCTGCTGAGTCTcagaagaagacgaagaagatgaacaagaACCGAATTCATGTTTCCAACTCCAAGCGACCTTTCCTCTTCTACTGCAATCTTGCCAAGGtataatctatatattatagaaaTGTCTATACGTTTTCTCTCGCTTTCTTGTCTCATGCGTGTTTGGTTGATGAGAAACCAGagggaaagaaaattaatggaCGGCCGATACGGTTTCAGTACATTCTTGCAGTGTTTTGTCGAATCTTGATCTGATTAACCTGAAAATGTATCCATTATTCACAATTCGGAAGATTTATGGCGCTTTAGGATGTTCATTATCCCCTGAACTGAATCAATCCACTAGTTTACAATTCCAGTACTTGAATGAATCTGAATtgcaattttgtcaattttctgAGTGATTAGGGTTCCTCAATTTTCTGAGTGAATTAATTTGTGTTTGCCTCTTTGTAATGGAGCTTTATTGAATGATCTATTCTTTGTTGCAGAGGTACATCAAGCAGTACAATTCTGTTGAGCTCTTTGCCTTGGGCATGGGTACAACTTCTTGAAACTCCCCTTTTTCTcttgcatatttatttatttccacaTACTATTGAGTGATTGAGTAACAATATTGGGTGCAGATGGTCTTCTTTGGCCAGTATCTGCTATTGTTTGGTAATTTTGTTATCTTCTCAAGatgcataattttcttttaattaacttGGGGAAGTAATTTGGTACAGCTATTCCTACTGTGATCACAATTGCTGAGACTCTCAAAAGGAATGGACTGGCTGTTGAAAAGAGTAAGTTTAATTTATGGCTTCAATTgatatttgtttcatttacAATGCTATTTTGCTAATATCTTTATCATAATGGTTTGTTTGGGGTGACTGAACAGAGATAAGCACCTGTACTGTTGTCTCAAAGCTGGTGGATGTTGAAAATGGACGGATTGTTCTCAAGGCTCAGGTTGTTTAATCTCTTCTTAATTAAGTGCTGGAATTTGTGCCTGCCGTTGATTATCAGAATTGTCATGTTATTTGCTGAATTGTAATTATTCTGCATTAATCCCCTAATTTTCCCTTCTTGTGTGATCTCATAGATTGCGATTTTGCTGGAAAAAGCTGAGAATATAGAGGAGACCGCTGTTGCTGCAGCATGAAGGCATTGACTCAGAAATTGATTCCATCTTTGGATTTcagaaatttcttttttcagtaAAGTTGGAGTTTGAGACATATGATGATGTATATGAGATAGATGAGAGAAACAAGATTAGTCCTTTGCTTCACAATGCATGTTTTCTTACATGCTCCTTGCTTTATAGTCCCGTGTTCTGAGATCAAATCTACTGTTGACAATAAATAATATGGTGTTtacagagtttttttttttcagccccctctctctctctctctcttaactAAGTTGTGAAAGgttgatttttctttacaaTTAACGTGGTAATAGAGTCTTCGATGGAAAGTATACATACAAATCATCATTACAGAAACACAAGGGCGTAAACGGAACAATATACCCCAAATATGTAAACTTAGTTTATCCAGCCAACAACACTAAAATGGAAGAAACATCACTGCAATGACAACTTGGCAAGGGTCAAGGCTAAAACCTTGACCCCATTAGATATATCCTGACTGGAGGCATATTCTTCAGGCTTGTGGCTGTAACCTGCAAAACCAAATGGACATCAGTATATACGAGCCTTGTATCGATCACTTGATCCATCATAGGGTTACCAGCAAGTGGAAATGATTCCTCGTTTGTAGACAAAAATAGACAGGACATTCTACCTTTGTAACATGGAATGAATATCATACCCATCGGGGATACTCTGCAAGGATATGAAAATATATCATCAGTATCTATTTGTG
This window encodes:
- the LOC109946476 gene encoding uncharacterized protein At2g34160-like; this encodes MEASVAVVAEELKAMEIAKPVVVGDDGGEAKNAATADIAATAAESQKKTKKMNKNRIHVSNSKRPFLFYCNLAKRYIKQYNSVELFALGMAIPTVITIAETLKRNGLAVEKKISTCTVVSKLVDVENGRIVLKAQIAILLEKAENIEETAVAAA